From the Marinomonas sp. THO17 genome, one window contains:
- a CDS encoding response regulator transcription factor codes for MKSENHNNDIVLVVDDSPDALSLIHDTLEQAHMDVLVALEGKQALTIAKRIRPDIILMDAIMPVMDGFTACKALKQDPALANIPVIFMTGLNHTDDIVRGLEAGGVDYLTKPIQPNELLARMKVHLSNARLSNNAQFALDSMGQNLMTFDRTGAIAWATPQTHALMAKARLTPDWQQDQLSHLVKDWLLHSPQEGNRLPLSHLDYPLTLKFLGMTEQGEALVKLEDGERLSGAELLRNRLSLTERESQVLHWIANGKTNREIGEILAMSPRTVNKHLEQIFPKLGVENRTSAAGVALRIQANAE; via the coding sequence ATGAAGAGTGAGAATCATAACAATGACATAGTGCTGGTCGTAGATGACTCGCCTGATGCATTAAGTTTGATACACGATACCCTCGAACAAGCTCATATGGATGTACTGGTTGCCCTAGAGGGAAAGCAAGCTTTAACAATCGCCAAGCGTATTCGTCCAGATATTATTTTAATGGATGCCATCATGCCAGTAATGGATGGTTTTACGGCCTGTAAAGCCCTCAAGCAAGATCCCGCCTTAGCGAATATCCCGGTGATCTTTATGACGGGCTTGAATCATACGGATGACATAGTGCGAGGCTTGGAAGCGGGTGGCGTAGATTATCTCACCAAGCCCATTCAGCCTAATGAATTGCTGGCGCGTATGAAGGTGCATTTATCGAACGCACGCTTAAGCAATAATGCCCAGTTTGCTTTAGACAGCATGGGTCAAAATTTGATGACTTTTGACCGTACCGGTGCCATTGCGTGGGCCACACCACAGACCCACGCCTTGATGGCCAAAGCTCGACTTACACCAGATTGGCAGCAGGATCAGCTGAGTCATCTGGTAAAAGATTGGTTGCTTCACTCACCACAAGAAGGCAATCGATTGCCTTTATCCCACCTCGATTACCCTTTGACACTGAAGTTTCTGGGTATGACGGAACAGGGTGAAGCGCTGGTGAAACTGGAAGATGGTGAGCGCTTATCGGGGGCGGAACTGTTGCGTAACCGTTTGTCGTTAACCGAGCGTGAATCGCAAGTATTACATTGGATCGCTAATGGCAAAACCAATCGTGAGATTGGCGAGATTCTGGCCATGAGCCCGCGTACGGTAAACAAGCATCTAGAACAAATTTTTCCCAAGCTTGGGGTAGAAAATCGAACTTCGGCAGCCGGAGTGGCGCTCCGTATTCAAGCTAACGCCGAATAA
- a CDS encoding PA0069 family radical SAM protein has product MSSSNPLNSPLKGYGTSNLMAGRFSKQKLSQDINEETLIARESWHPQTQVHFSKANSIISRNHSPDVPFNLSINPYQGCEHGCIYCFARPTHAYLDLSPGLDFETKLVAKTNAAELLAKELAHPNYQCEPIALGINTDAYQPIEKDLKLTRALLEVALAHKQPISLITKSALILRDIDILATMAKHRLVHVAISVTTLDKDLKRILEPRTASGSKRLDVIRALTEACIPVTVLAAPVIPFINDHELESIVAASAQAGAHSIHYIMLRLPYEVAPLFEEWLQQHFPQRADHVLQRIMDMRGGKLYDSRFGKRMTGDGLFADIIRQRFRIARNKHGLSDQRHGYLDCSRFSLPPKTGDQLGLF; this is encoded by the coding sequence ATGTCGTCCTCAAACCCATTAAATTCACCTCTAAAAGGCTACGGCACCAGTAATCTTATGGCCGGGCGCTTTAGCAAACAAAAGCTTAGTCAAGACATTAACGAGGAGACGCTAATCGCTCGTGAGTCATGGCATCCGCAGACTCAAGTACACTTCTCCAAAGCCAACAGCATCATCAGTCGCAACCACTCACCCGATGTGCCTTTCAATCTTTCTATCAATCCTTACCAAGGTTGCGAACATGGCTGTATTTATTGTTTTGCACGACCTACTCACGCCTATCTGGATTTGTCTCCAGGCTTGGACTTTGAAACCAAATTGGTGGCAAAAACCAACGCCGCTGAATTATTAGCAAAAGAGTTAGCTCACCCTAACTATCAATGTGAACCCATTGCCTTGGGCATCAATACCGATGCCTATCAACCCATTGAAAAAGACTTAAAACTCACCCGTGCTTTGCTGGAAGTGGCCTTAGCGCACAAACAACCCATTTCCTTGATCACCAAAAGCGCCTTGATTCTTCGCGACATAGACATCTTAGCGACAATGGCAAAACACCGACTGGTTCATGTTGCCATCAGTGTGACTACCTTAGATAAGGATTTGAAACGGATTTTAGAGCCCAGAACGGCCTCTGGCAGTAAGCGCCTAGACGTCATTAGGGCACTCACCGAGGCTTGCATTCCTGTTACTGTACTGGCCGCACCAGTGATTCCCTTTATTAATGATCATGAGCTGGAAAGCATAGTGGCCGCGAGTGCGCAGGCTGGCGCTCACTCTATTCATTACATCATGCTGCGTTTGCCTTACGAAGTGGCGCCGCTGTTTGAGGAATGGTTGCAGCAACATTTTCCACAACGGGCAGACCATGTATTACAACGTATTATGGACATGCGCGGTGGCAAGCTATACGACAGTCGATTTGGCAAACGTATGACAGGAGATGGTTTATTTGCTGATATTATTCGCCAGCGCTTTCGTATCGCTCGCAACAAACACGGCTTGAGTGATCAGCGTCATGGTTATTTAGATTGCTCTAGGTTCAGCCTACCGCCCAAAACTGGCGATCAACTTGGCTTGTTTTGA
- a CDS encoding methyl-accepting chemotaxis protein — MMLFQTIRGRYTCAFGGLAITFLMVVITAEGLVHYLQNNMGKYANGASLIQNADRDLYQSRLALASMVFAKHGVDVADKERAVMENAQQAYDRMKKFQSLTMEIDEVNELLSNFEAQYQLWFEQVEFIILLTKQYQYETASVKLTRENQQSFSVLRNLYDESESLISKISAIEQQEIHVYVENFKLFVAILAIFVLTLSIGLAWFAPRNISNAIKRVTIGVHEISAGDGDLTRRINSNKKDETGELSRELDMFVGKLGNLIGEVRSGCEHIREEMAHLGQSATESADLSERQHQSLDFVVTAVEEMGGATRDVAQNANQTVTEVQDLNKSADHGVAQLNQAIQQLDSLAEQIKGAASVIDQLSMRSDRIASVLDVILGISEQTNLLALNAAIEAARAGEQGRGFAVVADEVRELASKTQASTEDIQSMISDLQSGVNNAVKVIGESVEMAGSSASLSHQTMAAINTVKQSADRIYDFTTQTASATEQQSKVTDEINENLSALSDMSKEVMQVSRRISHSVNETLSNSNELAGRVKRFTV; from the coding sequence ATGATGCTATTCCAGACAATTCGTGGACGTTATACCTGTGCTTTTGGCGGCTTGGCCATCACCTTTTTAATGGTAGTCATTACAGCGGAAGGACTAGTGCACTATCTACAAAACAATATGGGAAAATATGCCAATGGCGCTTCTCTCATACAAAACGCTGACCGAGATCTTTATCAATCCAGATTGGCTTTGGCCTCCATGGTTTTTGCAAAACATGGTGTGGATGTGGCAGACAAAGAAAGAGCTGTCATGGAAAATGCTCAGCAAGCCTACGATAGAATGAAAAAATTTCAATCTCTGACCATGGAGATTGATGAGGTCAACGAACTCTTGTCAAATTTCGAGGCACAATATCAACTATGGTTTGAACAAGTTGAGTTCATCATACTGCTCACCAAACAATATCAGTATGAAACCGCTAGTGTAAAATTAACGAGAGAAAATCAGCAAAGCTTCTCTGTATTACGTAACCTTTATGATGAATCTGAAAGCTTAATTTCCAAAATCTCGGCAATCGAACAACAAGAAATTCATGTCTATGTAGAAAATTTTAAACTCTTTGTCGCGATTCTTGCCATCTTTGTTCTGACCTTAAGTATTGGTTTAGCTTGGTTTGCTCCCCGCAATATTTCCAATGCGATTAAACGTGTCACTATTGGTGTTCATGAAATCAGCGCTGGTGATGGCGACCTGACCCGGCGCATCAACAGCAACAAAAAAGATGAAACCGGTGAACTCAGTCGTGAACTGGATATGTTCGTCGGCAAACTTGGCAATCTTATAGGAGAAGTTCGCTCTGGTTGTGAGCACATTCGTGAAGAAATGGCTCATCTTGGTCAATCTGCAACTGAATCAGCCGATCTCAGTGAACGTCAACATCAATCTCTGGACTTTGTCGTCACGGCGGTGGAAGAAATGGGAGGCGCCACTCGTGATGTGGCACAAAATGCCAACCAAACGGTCACCGAAGTACAAGACCTAAATAAGTCTGCTGATCATGGCGTTGCACAATTGAACCAAGCAATTCAACAGTTAGATTCCTTAGCAGAACAAATCAAAGGTGCAGCTTCAGTAATTGATCAGCTGTCTATGCGATCAGATCGCATTGCTTCTGTGCTTGATGTAATACTGGGCATTTCAGAACAGACTAATCTATTGGCATTAAATGCCGCTATTGAAGCCGCCAGAGCAGGAGAACAAGGACGAGGCTTTGCCGTTGTAGCAGATGAAGTTCGTGAGTTAGCTAGCAAGACCCAAGCCTCTACCGAAGACATCCAAAGCATGATAAGCGATCTACAATCAGGCGTTAACAATGCAGTTAAAGTCATTGGAGAAAGTGTTGAAATGGCGGGATCTAGCGCAAGTCTGTCCCATCAAACCATGGCGGCCATCAATACAGTTAAACAATCAGCCGATCGCATCTATGACTTTACCACACAGACTGCCAGCGCGACCGAACAACAAAGTAAGGTGACCGATGAAATCAATGAAAATTTATCCGCCTTATCCGATATGTCGAAAGAAGTTATGCAAGTATCGCGACGTATCAGTCACTCGGTCAATGAGACCTTATCCAATTCAAACGAACTGGCTGGTAGAGTGAAGCGTTTTACTGTCTAA
- a CDS encoding methyl-accepting chemotaxis protein, whose protein sequence is MAFFKTIRGRYTFTFSALALTFIAVIISSERLINYLQNHLGKYSPGISLIQNADRDLYQSRIALISFVLLPQNGSPAELKSAILENAQQAYDRMKGFQKIASDIQEVNTLLKNYESEYQHWYQQTLNIIKLVEQDKLDLASAELSAQNHTDFVELRSLYDHSEELINKYSSQEQQDIHNFTENFKLATLIFAIVVILLSVSLAWFAPRNISRAIKLVTSGVHEISAGDGDLTRRINSPKKDETGELSRELDHFVDKLASLIGEIRSGSEDIKKEMTELGSSATESAQLSEDQNQALNFVVSAVEEMGGSTKEVAQNAALTVNEVQNLNQTAKHGSDQLILSIEQLQLLTEQIQGAASTINQVSTHSEQITSVLDVILGISEQTNLLALNAAIEAARAGEQGRGFAVVADEVRELANKTQASTEDIHVMINDLQSGVKNAVKAINKTVEIANTSVDLTQDSMKNIRSVTQVANQIYDFAAQTASATEQQNKVTYEINENLFALSNMSRQVMDVSKRISDSVTNTLNNSNDLSNLVKRFTL, encoded by the coding sequence ATGGCATTTTTTAAGACCATAAGAGGACGGTATACCTTTACCTTTAGCGCATTAGCCCTTACTTTTATCGCTGTTATAATAAGCTCCGAAAGACTGATTAATTACCTGCAAAATCACTTGGGAAAATACTCACCAGGCATTTCCTTAATACAGAATGCAGATCGAGATTTATACCAGTCTCGTATCGCATTAATTTCTTTTGTCTTACTACCCCAAAACGGATCACCAGCAGAGCTTAAATCGGCAATCTTAGAAAATGCACAACAAGCGTATGATCGAATGAAGGGTTTTCAAAAGATCGCCTCAGACATTCAGGAAGTTAATACCTTACTTAAAAACTATGAGAGCGAATATCAGCATTGGTACCAACAAACCTTAAACATTATTAAATTGGTTGAGCAAGATAAGCTCGATCTAGCAAGCGCAGAATTATCTGCTCAAAATCACACTGACTTTGTTGAATTAAGAAGCCTATACGACCATTCTGAAGAACTTATTAATAAGTATTCTTCACAAGAACAACAAGATATTCATAACTTTACCGAGAACTTTAAATTAGCCACCTTGATTTTTGCTATTGTTGTTATCTTGCTCAGTGTGTCACTTGCTTGGTTTGCTCCACGTAATATTTCTCGCGCCATCAAGCTTGTCACTTCAGGTGTCCATGAAATCAGTGCAGGAGACGGTGATTTAACCCGTCGTATCAATAGCCCTAAAAAAGATGAAACGGGTGAACTGAGTCGAGAGCTAGATCATTTTGTCGACAAACTTGCCAGTCTAATCGGTGAAATTCGCTCTGGCAGCGAAGATATAAAAAAAGAGATGACAGAGCTTGGTTCTTCCGCAACCGAATCAGCCCAATTAAGTGAAGATCAAAACCAAGCGCTCAACTTTGTGGTATCAGCCGTGGAAGAAATGGGAGGGTCAACCAAAGAAGTGGCACAAAATGCTGCACTAACGGTAAATGAAGTACAAAACTTGAATCAAACCGCAAAGCATGGCTCAGACCAACTCATCCTCTCCATTGAACAATTGCAGTTACTGACAGAGCAAATCCAAGGAGCGGCTTCCACTATCAACCAAGTATCAACTCATTCTGAGCAAATTACTTCAGTACTGGATGTGATTTTGGGCATTTCAGAACAAACCAATTTATTGGCCTTAAATGCTGCTATTGAAGCTGCCAGAGCTGGTGAGCAAGGTCGAGGTTTTGCTGTTGTCGCCGATGAAGTTCGTGAGTTAGCAAACAAAACTCAAGCTTCAACCGAAGACATCCATGTCATGATTAATGACTTACAATCCGGAGTGAAAAACGCAGTTAAAGCCATTAATAAAACGGTAGAAATAGCAAATACAAGCGTTGATTTGACTCAAGACTCAATGAAAAACATACGTTCCGTCACTCAAGTTGCTAACCAGATTTACGATTTTGCTGCGCAAACCGCCAGCGCGACGGAACAACAAAATAAAGTTACCTATGAGATCAATGAAAACTTATTTGCGCTTTCTAATATGTCGCGACAAGTTATGGACGTATCCAAACGTATTAGTGATTCCGTCACTAATACCTTAAACAACTCCAACGATCTGTCTAATCTCGTTAAGCGCTTTACCCTATAA
- a CDS encoding heme-binding protein, producing MKSIIKQITGVSLALMSGLTIGQESQYTPTSKYTHTFTQISYLTAKDLAVAAVEECARDGYNVTTTVVDLSGRVLVQLRDNNATTHSLESSRQKAFTAVSMKRTTENLAKLIQDQLVLAPLQNMDENLLFLAGGLPITIDGQIVGGIGIGGAPGGHLDVACAEAAIQKVIKKKKVK from the coding sequence ATGAAATCAATCATCAAGCAAATTACAGGCGTGTCTCTCGCTCTCATGTCAGGTCTAACCATAGGGCAAGAGTCACAATACACTCCTACGTCAAAATACACTCACACTTTCACCCAGATATCCTATTTGACGGCCAAGGATCTAGCAGTTGCCGCTGTGGAGGAATGCGCCCGAGATGGCTATAACGTGACAACCACTGTGGTCGATTTATCAGGCCGTGTACTGGTTCAACTTAGAGACAATAATGCGACCACACACAGTCTTGAAAGCTCTCGCCAAAAAGCCTTTACCGCCGTTAGTATGAAGCGTACGACAGAAAATCTAGCCAAGTTAATTCAAGATCAGCTAGTCCTTGCACCATTACAAAATATGGATGAAAACTTATTGTTCCTAGCAGGCGGTCTGCCAATCACAATTGATGGCCAAATTGTCGGTGGTATTGGTATTGGTGGCGCCCCAGGCGGTCACCTAGATGTAGCATGCGCAGAAGCAGCAATTCAAAAAGTGATAAAGAAGAAAAAAGTTAAATAA
- a CDS encoding response regulator transcription factor, with amino-acid sequence MRILVIEDNPHIRNFLQLGFEELNYQVTVCADGYEGYQLANSEEYDLLILDLMVPTWSGEKVLRYLRGEGHDIPIIILSAKHTVEERVKGLESGADDYLIKPFAFAELVARCHILLTRQKKGQVTNQLVYHGLRLDLLSRKVYRDEKEIVLKQREFALMQLFLQQPERVFSKTMILESIWGYRFDPQTNVVDVLVCRLRAQLDKDFDSSMIHTIRGVGYVLKKN; translated from the coding sequence ATGCGAATTTTAGTGATTGAAGATAACCCACATATCAGGAATTTTTTACAACTCGGCTTCGAAGAGCTCAACTACCAAGTAACCGTGTGCGCTGATGGTTATGAAGGTTACCAGTTAGCAAATAGTGAAGAGTATGATTTGCTCATTTTAGATTTAATGGTGCCAACTTGGAGTGGTGAGAAAGTATTGAGGTATTTAAGAGGAGAAGGTCATGACATTCCTATTATCATTCTCAGCGCAAAACATACAGTTGAAGAGAGAGTAAAAGGCTTAGAGTCTGGTGCTGATGACTATCTCATCAAACCTTTTGCGTTTGCCGAATTAGTCGCCCGTTGCCACATCTTATTGACCCGACAAAAAAAAGGACAAGTGACCAATCAGCTTGTTTATCATGGGCTTAGGCTAGATCTTTTGAGTCGTAAAGTATATCGAGATGAGAAGGAAATTGTTCTCAAGCAAAGAGAGTTTGCTTTGATGCAGTTATTTTTACAGCAACCAGAGCGAGTATTTTCAAAAACTATGATTTTAGAAAGCATATGGGGGTATCGATTTGACCCTCAAACCAATGTAGTGGATGTGCTGGTTTGTAGGCTCAGAGCTCAGTTAGATAAAGATTTTGACTCTTCTATGATTCATACCATTAGAGGCGTGGGTTATGTCCTTAAAAAAAACTAG
- a CDS encoding HAMP domain-containing sensor histidine kinase, producing the protein MSLKKTRGEDVNQGGIETTTRLAQRQLFSRFVLTMIFCFVVIQGLVMALLIYQQNVQANQMMTSLKAEYQRFLIFESSDELEQVLLSYPEKLIDNGLSVIKRTGQANQDFIAGLAVDQTPVSLDEFLLSDSSWLDFLLAQPYLSMKLSPEKASFEEGKQQLNDAEYWLVLNVPAKLSALIEKWVFVGLILALLSIFISFIVWRLIGDTLQPLHALAKGLDNHKVGQGISEQEVEQEVEQEALLDRSVFSDEVKLEAKQRHHTNKGLEALNQGVNQVMYSLKEANLSMSHTLDAIAHDLRTPLSRILLSTEKALAAPLSDLSDETEYHKEEISRLVTALSDCAESASQATGLLTTLMKINDEAIGRHEIVKENISLKELSLNVISWYQEIAEEKGIGLGAHQSPDIVCFTDPKRLTQILVNLVDNSIKYSEKGDEIQLCWGMTGHDCFISVKDTGIGIEADKQAAIFERLYRVDHSRSQAGYGLGLAMVKVMLDSLNASISVSSELGKGSEFCVLLTQPASQPASLTS; encoded by the coding sequence ATGTCCTTAAAAAAAACTAGGGGTGAGGATGTAAACCAAGGTGGCATTGAAACAACGACTCGTCTCGCCCAAAGACAATTATTCTCACGTTTTGTACTCACTATGATATTTTGCTTTGTTGTTATTCAGGGATTAGTGATGGCGCTATTAATCTATCAACAAAACGTCCAAGCTAATCAAATGATGACAAGTCTTAAAGCTGAGTATCAAAGATTTTTGATTTTTGAATCCAGCGATGAACTTGAACAGGTCCTGTTAAGTTATCCGGAAAAGCTGATCGACAATGGCTTAAGCGTCATTAAGCGGACTGGCCAAGCTAACCAAGACTTTATTGCAGGTTTGGCTGTTGATCAAACGCCTGTTTCTCTCGACGAGTTTCTTTTATCTGATTCCAGTTGGTTAGATTTTCTGCTTGCTCAACCTTATTTGTCGATGAAATTAAGTCCCGAAAAAGCGTCATTTGAAGAAGGCAAGCAACAGCTAAATGATGCTGAATACTGGTTGGTTTTAAATGTGCCCGCTAAGCTTTCAGCCTTAATTGAAAAGTGGGTGTTTGTCGGCTTGATACTAGCGTTACTATCCATTTTTATTAGCTTTATTGTGTGGCGTTTAATTGGCGATACTTTACAACCTCTACATGCTTTAGCCAAAGGCTTGGATAATCATAAAGTAGGGCAAGGCATATCAGAACAAGAAGTAGAACAAGAAGTAGAGCAAGAAGCGCTTTTAGATAGGTCCGTTTTTTCTGATGAGGTTAAATTAGAAGCGAAACAACGTCACCATACTAACAAAGGATTGGAGGCGCTAAACCAAGGGGTTAACCAAGTTATGTATAGCTTAAAGGAGGCAAACTTAAGTATGTCTCATACTTTAGACGCGATCGCACATGACTTAAGGACGCCACTGTCTAGGATATTACTGAGCACGGAAAAAGCCTTAGCTGCTCCTCTTTCCGATCTTTCAGATGAAACTGAGTATCACAAAGAGGAGATTTCACGGCTGGTTACTGCTTTATCTGATTGCGCTGAATCGGCATCACAAGCAACTGGGTTGCTAACGACTTTGATGAAAATTAACGATGAAGCCATAGGTCGGCATGAGATAGTAAAAGAAAACATCTCTTTAAAAGAGCTAAGCTTAAATGTTATCTCCTGGTATCAAGAAATAGCAGAAGAAAAGGGCATTGGACTAGGTGCTCATCAATCGCCTGATATTGTTTGTTTTACAGATCCAAAACGCTTAACGCAAATACTGGTTAACCTGGTCGATAATAGTATTAAGTACAGTGAAAAAGGCGATGAGATTCAATTGTGCTGGGGTATGACAGGCCATGATTGTTTTATTAGCGTGAAAGACACAGGTATCGGCATTGAAGCTGATAAACAAGCAGCGATATTTGAGCGCTTGTATCGAGTAGACCACAGCCGTTCACAGGCGGGTTATGGTCTTGGGCTGGCCATGGTTAAGGTTATGCTGGATAGCTTAAATGCCAGTATTAGCGTTTCATCAGAGTTGGGGAAAGGGAGTGAGTTTTGCGTTTTGCTTACTCAGCCAGCCAGCCAGCCAGCCTCACTCACTAGCTAG
- a CDS encoding glutathione S-transferase family protein translates to MILHDFLPSGNGYKIRLTCAHLGLSYELKEYDITKGETRTEAFLALNPNGKIPFLQLDSGHSLSESNAIILYLAETYHSDLLPSDPLQKAEVYKWLFWEQYSHEPNIAAVRFWLTHNAMTKLKESMLPERIAQGNAALKLMDEQLAKHTFLAGDQLTLADICLFAYTHVAEEGGAYQLSHYPNIQRWIESIQKQEWFIPISQR, encoded by the coding sequence ATGATATTGCACGATTTTTTACCATCTGGGAACGGTTATAAGATTCGCCTTACCTGCGCTCATCTGGGACTCAGTTACGAATTAAAAGAATACGACATTACTAAAGGTGAAACTCGTACCGAGGCATTTCTAGCACTCAACCCAAACGGTAAAATTCCCTTTTTGCAATTGGATAGTGGTCACAGCTTAAGTGAAAGTAATGCCATCATCTTATATTTAGCGGAAACATATCATAGCGACCTTTTGCCATCAGACCCCTTACAGAAAGCAGAAGTGTATAAATGGCTATTTTGGGAGCAATACAGCCATGAGCCCAATATTGCAGCCGTACGTTTTTGGTTGACCCATAACGCCATGACAAAGTTGAAAGAAAGTATGTTGCCAGAACGCATTGCACAAGGTAACGCCGCACTCAAACTCATGGATGAACAGCTTGCAAAACACACTTTTTTAGCGGGTGACCAACTAACACTGGCGGATATTTGTCTGTTTGCCTATACCCATGTCGCAGAAGAAGGCGGCGCTTATCAACTATCCCATTACCCAAACATCCAGCGCTGGATAGAAAGCATTCAGAAGCAAGAATGGTTTATTCCTATTTCTCAAAGATAA
- a CDS encoding LysR family transcriptional regulator, translated as MDTELLKTLVAIVDHGSFQRAAMQTFRTPSAISMQMKRLEEQAGTPLFIKQGREQVLTEDGQRLVHYARRILQLQEQALLSLKGPQQGVLINLGCPNDYVANLLPLIMATMEEMVPKLRFRIRTGTSIELRDMMDKGEVDLALVTRTPGSDEGLSLYQDTGVWVAKKGFDWQKHLSPLSLALYEPGCKFHSSAIDGLQKKGVDYHLYCVTSNLALIESLLVAEKAISAIASVSVSDQLEIIDSDVLPHLPAIEIAFSRSAAAPEWLTIKWIEEVIVKIQS; from the coding sequence GTGGATACGGAATTACTCAAAACCTTAGTGGCGATTGTCGATCATGGCAGTTTTCAGCGTGCAGCCATGCAGACTTTTCGAACGCCTTCTGCCATCAGTATGCAAATGAAGCGTTTGGAAGAGCAAGCGGGTACGCCTTTGTTTATCAAACAAGGTCGTGAGCAAGTACTGACAGAAGATGGACAGCGTTTAGTGCATTACGCAAGGCGCATTTTGCAGCTTCAGGAGCAGGCCTTACTGTCACTCAAAGGCCCACAACAAGGTGTATTGATTAACCTTGGTTGTCCAAATGATTATGTGGCGAATTTATTGCCTTTGATCATGGCGACCATGGAAGAGATGGTACCAAAACTCAGATTTCGTATTCGCACTGGTACTTCCATTGAGTTGCGAGACATGATGGACAAGGGAGAAGTGGATCTGGCTTTGGTGACGCGCACCCCAGGCAGTGATGAAGGGTTATCCTTGTATCAAGATACGGGGGTATGGGTGGCCAAAAAAGGCTTTGATTGGCAAAAACATCTGTCGCCATTGAGTTTGGCCTTGTACGAGCCAGGGTGTAAATTTCACTCCAGTGCCATCGATGGTTTGCAAAAGAAAGGTGTTGATTATCACCTGTATTGTGTCACTTCTAATCTGGCGTTAATCGAAAGTTTATTGGTCGCTGAAAAAGCCATTTCCGCCATTGCGAGTGTCAGTGTTAGCGATCAGCTAGAAATCATTGATAGCGATGTATTACCGCATTTACCTGCCATTGAAATCGCTTTCAGTCGCTCGGCAGCGGCACCAGAGTGGCTCACCATCAAATGGATTGAAGAAGTCATCGTCAAGATACAATCTTAA
- a CDS encoding DJ-1/PfpI family protein, translating to MKSIKVGIYLYEWAEVLDFSGPFEVFTTASRVSKETPFEVYLISEDGQRVSARAGYKVLADYSIENHPELDVLIVVGGDHTQEMHKTPVLEWIAQQASQVTWLASVCTGAFLLANAGALRDNKVTTHWDDIADLRKLHPQLEVIEGVRWVQQGKQLTSAGISAGIDMSLQMVSLLHSEALAEKTARVMDFDWTKNAR from the coding sequence GTGAAGAGCATTAAAGTAGGCATTTATCTGTATGAATGGGCTGAGGTGTTGGACTTTTCTGGCCCATTCGAGGTGTTCACCACCGCATCCAGAGTCAGTAAAGAGACGCCTTTTGAGGTGTATCTTATTAGTGAAGATGGGCAAAGGGTTTCTGCCCGAGCAGGTTACAAGGTGCTAGCGGATTATAGTATTGAAAATCATCCTGAGCTGGATGTACTGATCGTCGTGGGAGGGGATCATACTCAGGAAATGCATAAAACCCCTGTGCTGGAATGGATAGCACAGCAAGCATCGCAAGTGACTTGGCTAGCTTCTGTGTGTACGGGGGCGTTTCTATTGGCCAATGCGGGGGCGTTACGGGATAACAAGGTTACCACCCATTGGGATGATATTGCGGACTTACGCAAATTGCATCCACAGCTTGAGGTAATAGAAGGTGTGCGTTGGGTGCAGCAGGGCAAACAGCTAACCTCAGCGGGCATTTCCGCTGGTATCGACATGAGTTTGCAGATGGTTAGCTTGTTACACAGTGAAGCATTGGCCGAAAAAACCGCTCGAGTGATGGACTTTGACTGGACAAAAAATGCTCGCTAA
- a CDS encoding antibiotic biosynthesis monooxygenase translates to MTKITLSGHILVPQQDLADVQQALEEHIKLTREEAGCLTFKVTPNQHNPLRYEVYEEFIDQAAFDLHQARVKESHWGDVARNVERFYSVSHSE, encoded by the coding sequence ATGACAAAAATTACATTATCAGGGCACATCTTAGTGCCACAACAAGATTTAGCAGATGTACAACAAGCCTTAGAAGAACACATTAAGCTAACAAGAGAAGAAGCTGGCTGCCTGACGTTTAAGGTCACCCCTAATCAACATAATCCGTTGCGTTACGAGGTCTATGAAGAATTTATTGATCAGGCCGCTTTTGACCTTCATCAGGCCCGCGTCAAAGAATCTCACTGGGGAGACGTTGCCCGTAATGTGGAACGTTTTTATAGTGTTTCACACAGTGAGTAA